From Acinetobacter suaedae, one genomic window encodes:
- a CDS encoding VOC family protein yields the protein MTFAIKKIHHVAYRCKDAKETVEWYKTMLNMDFILAFAEDHVPSTKAFDPYMHLFLDAGQGNVLAFFELPTQPEMGRDENTPQWVQHIAFEVEDQATLLRAKEHLEANGVKVLGVTNHGIFHSIYFFDPNGHRLELTYNDIHADAKIARITEEMKTEMLEEWSRTKRAPQHTHFLHEEELGV from the coding sequence ATGACATTTGCAATTAAAAAGATTCACCACGTTGCCTACCGCTGCAAAGATGCCAAAGAAACAGTGGAATGGTACAAAACCATGTTGAATATGGATTTTATTTTGGCATTTGCCGAAGATCATGTCCCTTCAACCAAAGCCTTTGATCCTTATATGCATTTATTCCTCGATGCAGGTCAAGGAAATGTTTTAGCCTTCTTTGAGTTACCAACACAGCCCGAAATGGGACGTGATGAAAACACCCCTCAATGGGTACAACATATTGCCTTTGAAGTTGAAGACCAAGCCACATTATTAAGAGCCAAAGAACATCTTGAAGCAAATGGTGTAAAGGTCCTTGGCGTGACCAATCATGGCATTTTCCATTCAATTTACTTCTTTGATCCAAATGGTCATCGTTTAGAACTCACCTATAACGATATTCATGCCGATGCCAAGATTGCACGTATTACTGAAGAAATGAAAACTGAAATGTTAGAGGAATGGAGCCGAACCAAACGTGCCCCTCAACATACTCATTTTCTGCATGAAGAAGAGTTAGGCGTCTAA
- a CDS encoding IclR family transcriptional regulator, with the protein MIEEKLSGGVQSLEVGLSVLNALLEHNKPIILKELSSKLDMHPAKVHRYLVSLIRMNYAKQLDDGQYALGDQAWRLGLNCIQHTDVLQLVQHLIYELQSKIGCGIQISKWSPKGPLVVQSIESNHPISIVTKVGSIMPLVNSAAGRIFASYLPEAVIQPLIHAEWERAAHHHYAIKPANWDEFKNLKENILDNGMAIAQGDLLVGINAVGLPIFNAHQAMEFCIVALDSEMFFPVHEGSEKLELFKREVAAINQYIKTR; encoded by the coding sequence ATGATTGAAGAAAAGTTATCTGGTGGAGTTCAATCACTAGAGGTGGGTTTATCTGTACTCAATGCCCTTTTAGAACACAATAAACCCATTATATTAAAAGAGCTCTCCAGTAAACTGGATATGCATCCGGCTAAGGTTCACCGCTATTTAGTGAGCTTGATTCGGATGAATTACGCCAAACAGCTTGATGATGGTCAATATGCACTCGGTGATCAAGCATGGCGGTTGGGTCTAAACTGCATCCAACATACCGATGTACTACAGCTGGTGCAACATTTAATTTATGAGCTACAAAGCAAAATTGGCTGTGGTATTCAAATCAGCAAATGGTCGCCGAAAGGCCCATTGGTGGTTCAGTCGATTGAGTCTAATCATCCAATTTCAATCGTGACCAAAGTTGGTTCGATCATGCCATTGGTCAACTCTGCTGCTGGTCGTATTTTTGCCTCTTACCTACCTGAAGCGGTGATTCAACCCTTGATACATGCTGAATGGGAAAGAGCTGCACATCATCACTATGCGATCAAACCTGCGAACTGGGATGAGTTCAAAAATCTCAAAGAAAATATCTTAGATAATGGAATGGCAATCGCCCAAGGTGACTTACTGGTTGGGATCAATGCAGTTGGACTACCGATCTTCAATGCGCATCAAGCGATGGAATTTTGTATCGTTGCATTGGATAGTGAAATGTTTTTCCCAGTCCATGAAGGTAGCGAAAAGCTCGAACTTTTCAAACGAGAAGTGGCAGCAATCAATCAATATATCAAGACACGTTAA
- the hppD gene encoding 4-hydroxyphenylpyruvate dioxygenase, with protein sequence MDILDNPLELCGFAFIEFVSTENGLDQIFETIGFTKVAKHKSKKVYLWRQGNINIILNYQPESYASFFFKEHGPSACAMGFRTRDAAKAFKKAVELGAEPMYSQAGPMELNIPAIKGIGGMPIFLVDRDIYENDFIFFDDVEKNPKGAGLNEIDHLTHNVYKGRMEYWANFYEKIFNFQEIRYFDIKGEYTGLTSKALTAPDGMIRIPLNEDSDKGNGQIAEFLSDFNGEGIQHIAFITDDLISTWDKLKGLGLEFMTPPPETYYEMLKERLPEHGEPTEELQKRGILLDGNTKDGQKKLLLQIFSQNMLGPVFFEFIQRKDDDGFGEGNFKALFESIERDQIRRGVLETK encoded by the coding sequence ATGGACATTTTAGATAACCCATTAGAATTATGTGGATTTGCTTTTATTGAGTTTGTATCGACGGAAAATGGATTAGATCAAATTTTTGAGACCATTGGTTTTACCAAAGTCGCAAAGCATAAGTCTAAAAAAGTTTATTTATGGCGCCAAGGCAATATCAATATCATTTTGAATTACCAGCCTGAATCTTATGCTTCTTTCTTCTTTAAAGAACATGGGCCATCAGCGTGTGCGATGGGCTTTAGAACCCGTGATGCAGCAAAAGCATTTAAGAAAGCAGTTGAGCTTGGTGCTGAGCCAATGTACTCGCAAGCGGGTCCAATGGAGCTGAATATCCCTGCGATTAAAGGCATTGGTGGCATGCCAATCTTCCTTGTGGATCGTGACATTTATGAAAATGATTTCATCTTCTTTGATGATGTCGAGAAGAATCCAAAAGGCGCTGGCTTAAATGAGATCGATCATTTGACTCACAATGTTTATAAAGGTCGTATGGAGTATTGGGCGAATTTCTATGAGAAGATTTTCAACTTCCAAGAAATTCGTTACTTTGATATCAAAGGTGAATATACGGGCTTAACCTCTAAAGCATTGACAGCTCCAGATGGCATGATTCGTATTCCTCTGAATGAAGATTCAGACAAGGGTAACGGTCAGATTGCAGAATTCCTGTCTGATTTCAATGGTGAAGGCATTCAGCACATTGCTTTTATCACCGATGACTTGATTTCAACTTGGGATAAGTTAAAAGGCTTAGGGCTTGAGTTTATGACGCCACCGCCTGAAACTTATTATGAAATGTTGAAGGAGCGTCTACCAGAGCATGGTGAGCCAACAGAAGAGCTGCAAAAGCGTGGTATTTTGTTGGATGGAAATACCAAAGACGGTCAGAAGAAATTGTTATTACAAATCTTCTCTCAAAATATGCTCGGACCTGTGTTCTTTGAGTTTATCCAACGTAAAGATGACGATGGTTTTGGTGAAGGTAACTTCAAAGCACTATTTGAATCGATTGAGCGTGATCAGATTCGCCGTGGTGTGTTAGAAACCAAATAA
- the mqo gene encoding malate dehydrogenase (quinone), with protein sequence MKKFWKYLLALLLVLIVIAVAFLFRPITSKAIKTKSDEPVVDVVLIGGGIMSATLGAYLNELQPDWNVRMYERLDAVAQESSNGFNNAGTGHSGFMEMNYTEEKDGKMDVSKAVNVASQFEIAKQFWAHQVKQGVLGTPNSFINPVPHIAFVWGDNVQFMEKRYAAMIQEPLFAGMKITEDPAEVQQWAPLVMDGRDPQQKIAATRMDVGSDVNYGAITTQLVNHLEKNPNFKLRTSTEVTGISKNDDNTWSVAFKDLKSGEVSHVKTRFVFIGAGGAAIKLLQMTGLPEAKQYAGFPVGGEFLVTDNPAITEKHTAKVYGRADLGAPPMSVPHIDTRYIDGKKYVLFGPFATYSNKFLKYGSQLDLLASTNKNNILPMTAIGLQNADLVQYLISQVLMSDEDRFNELKKYYPEADPKDWHLRQGGQRVQIIKKEPGKPAKLQFGTEIFASEDKTVTALLGASPGASTSPYIMLNLLEKAFPEKTKGEWDGKLHEIVRSYGQDLATDPVLLDQIRQYTSSTLGLNYTTPAQLVPAKQQSNAVAVAQ encoded by the coding sequence ATGAAAAAATTTTGGAAATACTTATTAGCACTACTGCTTGTGCTAATTGTTATCGCAGTTGCCTTTCTTTTTAGACCGATTACGTCAAAGGCAATTAAAACTAAAAGTGACGAACCTGTTGTCGATGTCGTATTGATCGGTGGCGGTATTATGAGTGCCACATTGGGTGCTTATCTAAATGAGTTACAACCTGACTGGAATGTTCGCATGTATGAACGTCTTGATGCGGTTGCACAAGAAAGTTCAAACGGTTTTAACAATGCAGGTACAGGTCACTCTGGCTTTATGGAAATGAACTATACCGAAGAAAAAGACGGTAAAATGGACGTTTCTAAAGCTGTGAATGTCGCAAGCCAATTCGAAATTGCAAAGCAATTTTGGGCGCATCAAGTGAAACAAGGTGTATTGGGTACACCAAATAGCTTTATCAATCCAGTACCACATATTGCCTTCGTTTGGGGTGATAATGTGCAATTCATGGAAAAGCGTTATGCAGCTATGATCCAAGAGCCGTTGTTTGCGGGCATGAAAATCACTGAAGATCCAGCAGAAGTACAGCAATGGGCACCATTGGTGATGGATGGTCGTGATCCACAACAAAAAATCGCAGCAACACGTATGGATGTGGGTTCAGATGTGAACTATGGTGCGATTACAACACAATTGGTTAACCACCTCGAAAAAAATCCAAACTTCAAGCTGAGAACCTCTACTGAAGTCACAGGTATCAGTAAAAATGATGACAACACATGGTCTGTCGCATTTAAAGACCTGAAATCAGGTGAAGTTAGCCATGTCAAAACCCGCTTTGTATTTATTGGTGCAGGTGGTGCAGCGATTAAATTATTACAAATGACTGGCTTACCTGAAGCAAAACAATATGCTGGCTTCCCTGTGGGTGGTGAGTTCCTTGTGACAGATAATCCTGCAATTACTGAAAAACATACTGCTAAAGTCTATGGCCGTGCGGATCTTGGCGCACCGCCAATGTCAGTGCCACATATTGATACCCGTTATATTGATGGTAAAAAATATGTATTGTTTGGACCTTTTGCGACCTATTCGAACAAGTTCCTAAAATATGGTTCTCAACTCGACTTATTAGCATCAACCAACAAGAACAACATCCTTCCAATGACTGCAATTGGCTTACAAAATGCAGACCTTGTTCAATACTTGATTAGCCAAGTATTGATGTCTGATGAAGATCGTTTCAATGAGTTGAAAAAATACTATCCAGAAGCTGATCCAAAAGACTGGCATTTACGCCAAGGTGGTCAACGTGTTCAGATCATTAAAAAGGAACCTGGTAAACCTGCGAAGTTGCAGTTTGGTACAGAAATCTTTGCATCTGAAGACAAAACCGTAACTGCTTTACTTGGCGCTTCTCCTGGTGCTTCAACATCACCTTACATCATGCTGAATTTGCTTGAAAAAGCATTCCCAGAAAAAACCAAAGGTGAATGGGATGGGAAGTTGCATGAGATCGTTCGTTCTTATGGTCAAGACCTTGCAACAGACCCTGTATTACTTGATCAAATTCGCCAATATACAAGCTCAACACTTGGCTTAAATTATACAACGCCAGCTCAACTTGTTCCTGCAAAGCAGCAAAGTAACGCTGTCGCTGTGGCGCAATAA
- a CDS encoding MFS transporter — protein sequence MSSRPVPTSAFAAFRCRDFSLLTLNQCCLTFAVLIQEVVIAFQLYQITKNPLMLGLIGIMDLLPFLMLSLWGGYIADRFNRQRILQICFSFTIPLSAALWLCFDLFHSQLIPTKHLLVLSFSILFLFGCIRGIYSPCFNSLRPFVVPEHLYTNAATWTSMCWQAGGILAPVIGGFLLAHLSLDLSFAVILVLFAIGSLALWCLQTRQFPVLPPESISDSLKEALLFIFKTRIIFWAMFLDLSSVFFGGIIALLPIFAQDVLHLGADGYGLLRAAPAIGGLMMMVILVRFPPRTQPWRIMLIAVTGFACCTLIFAVTRQLYFSMLVLIIMGACDSVNIVIRQTILQLTPPKNMLGRVAAMNGIFVSSSNELGALQSSVVTRFFSVIPAMYIGGSLAFVCVVFTKLKTKDLLNFRFSP from the coding sequence ATGTCATCTCGTCCTGTCCCTACTTCGGCTTTTGCTGCTTTTCGTTGTCGTGACTTTAGTTTACTGACACTAAATCAATGCTGCTTAACTTTTGCTGTACTGATTCAGGAAGTCGTGATTGCTTTTCAACTCTATCAAATCACCAAAAATCCTTTAATGCTCGGTTTAATTGGCATCATGGATCTATTACCCTTTTTAATGCTGTCGTTATGGGGCGGTTATATTGCAGATCGATTTAATCGTCAGCGTATTTTGCAAATCTGTTTTAGCTTCACGATTCCACTTTCCGCTGCTTTATGGCTTTGTTTTGATTTATTTCATAGCCAACTTATTCCAACAAAACACTTGTTAGTTCTTAGTTTCAGTATTTTATTCTTATTTGGCTGTATCCGAGGAATTTATAGTCCTTGCTTCAACTCACTGCGTCCGTTTGTCGTACCTGAGCATCTATATACCAATGCTGCTACGTGGACCAGTATGTGCTGGCAAGCGGGTGGAATCCTTGCGCCTGTCATCGGTGGTTTTCTACTTGCCCATCTGAGTTTAGATCTAAGTTTTGCCGTCATCCTTGTTCTGTTTGCAATAGGGAGTCTTGCATTATGGTGTTTGCAAACCCGACAATTTCCAGTTTTACCTCCCGAATCAATTTCAGATAGCTTAAAAGAAGCACTGCTATTTATTTTTAAAACTAGAATAATTTTTTGGGCAATGTTTCTTGACCTTAGCTCTGTATTTTTTGGTGGCATAATCGCCCTATTACCCATTTTTGCTCAGGATGTTTTACACCTCGGTGCTGATGGCTATGGACTGCTGCGCGCAGCACCCGCAATTGGCGGACTAATGATGATGGTGATTTTGGTCCGATTTCCACCTCGAACACAACCTTGGCGAATCATGTTGATTGCCGTTACTGGATTTGCGTGCTGCACTTTAATTTTTGCAGTTACCAGACAACTCTATTTTTCTATGTTAGTTCTCATTATTATGGGTGCTTGTGATAGTGTTAACATTGTAATTCGCCAAACGATACTGCAACTCACCCCGCCGAAAAATATGCTAGGACGTGTTGCTGCGATGAATGGCATCTTTGTTAGCTCAAGCAATGAACTTGGTGCATTACAATCCAGTGTAGTAACACGTTTTTTTAGCGTAATTCCCGCGATGTATATCGGAGGGTCACTGGCATTTGTCTGCGTTGTTTTTACCAAGCTCAAAACTAAAGATTTACTGAATTTTCGTTTTAGCCCTTAA
- a CDS encoding choline transporter: MVTDNPRAVDDSSIQTKDQLNRVVFYVSALIILIFSLTTILFNDFANHVLNTVLDWVSSTFSWYYLLAATLYLIFVVFIACSRYGDIKLGPKHSKPEFSLLSWSAMLFAAGIGTDLMFFSVAEPLSHYMNPPVGEGQTYEAARQGMVWTLFHYGLTGWGMYALVGMALGYFSYRYNLPLTIRSALYPIFGNKIDGPIGHSVDTAAVIGTIFGIATTCGIAVVQINYGLHVLFGWPEGLWIQSSLILVAVIVTIISVTAGVNKGIKVLSEINIYAAIGLMLFVLFLGNTEFLLNALVQNFGDYISRFPSLALDSFAFEQPKEWMNSWTLFFWAWWVAWSPFVGLFLARISRGRTIREFVCGTLIIPLLFTITWLSIFGNSALYNVIFDGNNALAQTVLTDPAHGFYDLLAQYPGFAFIAGIATITGLLFYVTSADSGALVLGNFTTKFSNVDNDAPRWLRVFWAIAIGLLTIAMLMANGITALQSATVIMGLPFSFVMLLVMAGLYKSLRLEDYRKASRSLNAAPVVGNVDILNWKQRLSRVMHHPGSHETQRMLDSVCKPAVQTVADELMKRGMNVEVTQTEIEDSDTLYHLDLTIYIEEEHNFVYQIWPVRYIAPTFSERGKRGKQHYYRLETFLYEGSQDNDLVGYTKEQVINDILDKYERHMTFLHINRISPGNRPLYPDSQD; encoded by the coding sequence ATGGTGACAGATAATCCAAGAGCAGTTGATGATTCATCTATTCAAACAAAAGATCAGTTAAATCGTGTGGTCTTTTATGTTTCAGCGCTCATAATTTTAATATTTTCATTAACTACGATTTTGTTTAATGATTTTGCCAATCACGTATTAAATACGGTTTTGGACTGGGTCAGTTCCACATTTAGTTGGTATTACCTACTTGCTGCAACTTTATATCTAATCTTTGTGGTGTTTATTGCTTGTTCTCGTTATGGGGATATTAAGCTGGGGCCTAAGCATTCCAAACCAGAGTTTAGCTTATTGAGCTGGTCTGCGATGTTGTTTGCGGCAGGGATCGGAACGGATTTAATGTTCTTCTCTGTGGCTGAGCCACTTTCTCATTATATGAATCCACCTGTCGGTGAAGGGCAGACCTATGAAGCTGCACGACAAGGCATGGTGTGGACATTATTTCACTATGGCTTAACAGGTTGGGGGATGTATGCCTTGGTGGGAATGGCATTGGGCTATTTCAGCTATCGCTATAATTTGCCTTTGACCATTCGTTCAGCGTTGTATCCTATTTTCGGCAACAAAATTGATGGCCCGATTGGGCATAGTGTCGATACTGCAGCCGTTATTGGTACCATTTTTGGTATTGCGACCACCTGTGGTATCGCCGTTGTTCAGATCAATTATGGTCTGCATGTTTTATTTGGCTGGCCAGAAGGTCTGTGGATTCAATCCAGTTTGATCTTGGTCGCGGTGATTGTCACCATTATTTCAGTGACAGCAGGGGTGAATAAGGGAATTAAAGTCCTGTCTGAGATCAACATTTATGCTGCCATTGGTTTGATGCTATTTGTGTTGTTCTTGGGGAATACGGAGTTTCTACTCAATGCGCTGGTACAAAACTTTGGTGACTACATTAGCCGTTTTCCAAGTTTGGCTTTAGATAGCTTTGCATTTGAACAACCAAAAGAATGGATGAATAGTTGGACCTTGTTCTTTTGGGCATGGTGGGTGGCTTGGTCGCCATTTGTAGGGCTGTTCTTGGCGCGTATTTCACGTGGTCGTACTATTCGTGAGTTTGTCTGCGGTACTTTAATTATTCCTCTACTCTTTACCATTACTTGGTTATCTATATTTGGGAATAGCGCTTTATACAATGTTATTTTTGATGGTAATAATGCTTTGGCGCAAACAGTGTTAACCGATCCTGCACATGGTTTCTATGATTTGTTGGCTCAATATCCCGGCTTTGCCTTTATTGCGGGAATCGCTACGATTACAGGACTATTATTCTATGTGACTTCTGCCGATTCAGGCGCTTTAGTACTGGGTAACTTCACCACCAAATTTTCAAATGTAGACAATGATGCACCGCGTTGGTTACGTGTGTTTTGGGCAATTGCGATTGGATTGTTAACGATTGCCATGTTGATGGCAAATGGGATCACGGCTTTACAAAGTGCCACGGTGATTATGGGACTGCCATTCAGTTTTGTGATGCTATTGGTAATGGCTGGATTGTATAAATCTTTACGTTTAGAGGATTATCGCAAAGCCAGTCGCAGTTTAAATGCTGCCCCTGTGGTGGGGAATGTCGATATTCTGAATTGGAAACAGCGACTATCACGTGTGATGCATCATCCCGGTAGCCATGAAACGCAACGTATGCTGGACAGTGTATGTAAACCTGCGGTACAGACGGTTGCGGATGAGTTAATGAAACGCGGAATGAATGTTGAAGTTACTCAGACAGAAATCGAAGATAGCGATACGCTTTACCATCTTGATTTGACGATTTATATCGAAGAAGAGCATAACTTTGTTTATCAGATCTGGCCAGTACGTTATATCGCCCCAACATTTAGTGAGCGAGGAAAACGTGGCAAGCAGCATTATTATCGTTTAGAGACTTTCTTGTATGAAGGTTCTCAGGATAATGATTTGGTTGGTTATACCAAAGAGCAAGTGATTAATGACATTCTGGATAAGTATGAGCGTCATATGACCTTCTTACATATCAATCGAATTAGTCCCGGAAATCGTCCGTTGTATCCTGACTCACAAGACTAA